One Candidatus Nitronauta litoralis genomic window, TAGAAGGATTGAAGATCAGCAAGCAAACACATTAGTGCTGGGGATCAACATTCCCCTGAATATATTTGATCGCAACCAGGGAGGCATCCTGGAAGCTCGTCACCGCAGGGAGAAAGCTGATGCTGAACAATCCGCCATTCGGCTGCAATTACAATCCCGTTTGGCTGATATCTACACCCGGCTTTCAAATGCTCATCAACAGGCCACAACTTTAAAACAAAACATTCTTCCCGGCGCCCGGAAAGCTTTCGATGCGGTTCAGGAAGGGTATCGATATGGAAAGTTTGGATTGATCGATGTTCTCGACAGCCAGCGCACCCTGTTTGAATCCCGCTCCAGCTACCTGGAAGCCCTCGGCAACTATCACAAGGCTGTCCTCGATATCGAACGAATTATTGGGGCTCCCCTGTCATCGCACGGTTCCATAAGAATAAAACAGGAAGGGAAGCCCAAATCATGAACAAGAAAAATGAGAACAGGCTCCCACAGATTTTGTTTTTCATCCTCCTGGTCGCAGGAATCGGATGGTTGATTCAGGACCCGAACTCTCTTTCAAGGTTCAAAGATCTGCTTTTTGAAAAAGGGGGTGTCGGTTCTTCACATGACCTTGTTAATGACGATCATCATGGCGGACGTGAATTAGCGAAGGACAATTTAAAACTCCTGGTCTCTATTTATGAAAAAGGGGTTCCTCCCCAATTCCGAATTGAAGCAAAAGACAACACCGGAAAAACCATTCTTCCTGCCAATATTTCCCTGGGAATAAAACTCAAACGACTTGGTGGCAAGATCGATTCCTTTACTTTTTTTCCAGCGGGTCAGCAATTAATTAGCCGCGAAGTTGTAACCGAACCTCACTCATTCGATGCGGAGGTCACCGCTTTGTGGCAGGGAAAAAACTACACCTGGAATTTTTCGCAAATAGAAGCGCGCACCGAAATAAGTGATGAAATAGCACAGATCTCGGAAATAAAGATTGCCAAGGCCGCTTCTGCAACTCTTAGCGTATCGCAAAACTTTACGGGAGAAGTGGGGCTGGACGAAGGCAAGGTTGCGCATGTGTTGCCTCGTCTCGACGCAGTGGTAACACACGTTTTTCAGCATCTTGGAGATAATGTTCAGGAAGGAGAAACCCTTGCCGTACTTGATAGTCGCGAGCTAGCCGATGCCAAAGGCAGTCATATTAAAGCGAAAAAGAAACTGGAGCCGGCCCTTCTTGATTTAGAACGGCAGGAGTTGCTATTTAAAAACACCTCCAAATTGCTCGAATTGTTGAGTCGGGATCAGGATATGTCCTCTCTGGATAAAACGCTTGATGAAATGATCCTGGGTGAAGTTCGGGCACAACTGATACCCGCATTGGCAAAATGGAAGCAAACTCACGCAGCTTATATTCGAGAAAAAAAACTCTTCGATAAAAAAATATCATCAGAATCTGATTTTCTGGCAGCGCGTGAACAACACCAAAGTGCCGGAGCTCAATACAATGCCCTGAAAGAAAAAATTGCCTACGACAATCAAAGGGCATTGTTAGAAAAACAAAAAATCGCTGAAAAATTTTCCCTGGATGTCAAAACCACTGCTCAAAAATTATTGGCACTGGGTTTAACTCTTGAAGAAATTGAAGAATTGTCCTTTGACGAAGAGCATCGCTTCACCCAGTACGATTTGCGATCACCCCTGACGGGTGAAGTCATTCAGAAGCATCTTGCCGTCGGAGAGGCGGTGGGGAAAAACGATGACATCTATGTGATCGCCAATCTCTCCAGTCTCTGGGTGAATGTCGCCATTCCCGCACGGTTTCTTGGAACCATAAAAGTAGGGCAAAAAGCCCGCATCATAGAAGAACACCAGGGCCTGAAAACCAGGGGAGTGCTCAGCTATCTTGGTTCAGTGATTGACGAAAAAACACGGTCTGTTACCGGACGTGTGGTGATAGCCAACCCA contains:
- a CDS encoding HlyD family efflux transporter periplasmic adaptor subunit; the encoded protein is MNKKNENRLPQILFFILLVAGIGWLIQDPNSLSRFKDLLFEKGGVGSSHDLVNDDHHGGRELAKDNLKLLVSIYEKGVPPQFRIEAKDNTGKTILPANISLGIKLKRLGGKIDSFTFFPAGQQLISREVVTEPHSFDAEVTALWQGKNYTWNFSQIEARTEISDEIAQISEIKIAKAASATLSVSQNFTGEVGLDEGKVAHVLPRLDAVVTHVFQHLGDNVQEGETLAVLDSRELADAKGSHIKAKKKLEPALLDLERQELLFKNTSKLLELLSRDQDMSSLDKTLDEMILGEVRAQLIPALAKWKQTHAAYIREKKLFDKKISSESDFLAAREQHQSAGAQYNALKEKIAYDNQRALLEKQKIAEKFSLDVKTTAQKLLALGLTLEEIEELSFDEEHRFTQYDLRSPLTGEVIQKHLAVGEAVGKNDDIYVIANLSSLWVNVAIPARFLGTIKVGQKARIIEEHQGLKTRGVLSYLGSVIDEKTRSVTGRVVIANPKRSWRPGMYVDVDLVQSEIKVPVSVVNSAVQKFRGWDVVFVKYGNFYEARPVTLGRTDGQRIEIIEGLNKGEPYVSQNSFAIKAELGKSGATHSH